Within Chaetodon auriga isolate fChaAug3 chromosome 7, fChaAug3.hap1, whole genome shotgun sequence, the genomic segment ACGAAGGGAGCGATGTTGTCAGTCATTGTCAGGTCAGCTCTCACGAAATGTAAGtccatatgtttgtgtgtgttagctgcTTGTCGTGTTATTAGCCAACATGTTCATGTTCGCCTCACGTGTGACTCATCAGCGCACCTGATGTTCGTTGTTTTTCGGCTTGATTGGCTCCTTAAAGTCTGCAGGTTGATTATTTCTCTGAGGTGAACTGAAGCTTTGAAAAGTGCGAAGTGGGTGAAAGgtcacagagcagcttcagcgTCTCGTGCAAGTAAAGCTTAAAACCCGAAGCAAAAACTAGTTGGGCTCATATTAACGTGATTAATATTTCCTAGAATGACTCATTAATAGTCAAATATGTAAAATCTCAGTAAATAGTGTGCAAAAAGTAACGCCATTGAATCACCTGACCAAAGCCAAAGATGCACTTTGCTCCACTTTCTCGTCCAGCCTTTGCTTGGCACCAATCAGTGAACTAATATAATCTAATCTAAAGTATGAATGTGTGgattctgtctgtttctgcagacGTGCAGAAAAAGTAAAGGGCTGCAAGTGatgattgttttctttattgGTTAATGTGCTGAATTCTTTGATTAACTGAAATCTGATCCGTCACATGTTCTGAGCCCAAAGAGTCATCAGACCGTCTTCATTTGAACGGCTGCAGGCTGAATATTTGGTATTTTCCTTCAAAGTGACTGAGCTGATTAATCGATGAATCGTCCActttgctctctgctctcctaAACGTCCGTCCTTCCTCTCGCTGTTGTTGTCTCTGCCCTCTCAGACAGGCGGACGAGGCTGCCCTGTCAGGTTGCGTTCAGGGCCATGTCGTCTTCAGCCGGTCCCAGCCCTCCTTACACCACGCTGGCCATCAGTCAGCCGGCAGAGTTCATCACACATGTGGAGCTTCACCGTCCAGACAAACGCAACGCCATGAACAAAGCTTTCTGGAGGCAGGAATCCGTTTCAGTTCATGTTATTTAGAAAGTCCTGATTGATGAAGACAAGCATATTCCATAAATGtcaaaacactttaaatgtgTATGGAGTATTTTTAAAACCAATTCGGCTCCAAATGACTCAGAACAGGTATGAAAAGATGTTagaaatgacaggaaacaggacaaAAGACGTCCCGCTGTGACATTTAACTGATGTTGAAAAGCCATCCAGAAGCTTGTTTGGTGCACTTCAGCCGGCAGTGACGGGAGGTTTTGGGTTTTTTCTCCAGAGAGATGGTGGACTGCTTTAATGAGATATCTGAGAACCCGGACTGCAGAGTGGTGGTGGTTTCTGGAGCGGGGAAGATCTTCACGGCTGGTAGGAGTCAGGCTTTTCTTAATGACGCCGTGTTTGTTTGTCGTGAGGTTGTATTTactctctgtgttgtgttgctgtCCAGGTATCGACCTCACCGACATGGCCAGCGACATACTCCAACCGGAGGGCGACGACACGGCCAGAGTTTCCTGGAATATGAGGAACACGATCACCAAGTTTCAGGAGACGTTCTCCGTCATAGAGAAGGTCAGTTTATCACACTGAGGCTGGACCAATCACAGACCGGATCATGTCTGGGCGGCTTTGAAAGTGATGTCAgtggattttctttgttttcttcttgtagTGTCCAAAGCCTGTCGTGGTGGCCGTCCATGGAGCCTGTGTTGGAGGAGGTAAGACGTCATCATCACACTTTTTGAGTTCAGATTTTAAACGTTAGCAGCCATCTTTGGCCTGATCTTTGGGTTCCTGGTGTCATCGGCTCACTTTTAACTGGAGTCGGTCATCAGGGTAACAGATACTGCAGGGCAAACCTGCTCCAGAGCAGGTTAACTTCATGAGTTATCGTGGACAAAAGAGTCTGAGATGACAATAAAATGACAAGAAAGAACAACGGAGACATTTTTATGCATCAGTAGAAGCTCGTCAGTGAGATTTATGTCAGAAACACAAAGCTGTCCGTCATGTTCACTGTGGACGTGTTGCTCTGTGGCAGGTGTTGACCTGATCACAGCCTGTGACGTCCGCCTGTGTACCCAGGACGCCTGGTTTCAGGTGAAGGTACGTACGCTTCCATCGAACGCTCAGTCTGGAAATGTggcgaggaaaaaaaaaaaacagctaacaGATGAACGATTAAGAAAAACCAAGGAGCTGAAAATTGAAAGTTTAAGATGAATAGATGTCAGGTGACCCTTTGTCATCTGTCAGTGTTATTCCCGTCTGATTGGACACTCAGGACGTCACCACACACTCAGTGTCTGTCGTTCTGCTCGGTTCCACAGGAAGTGGATATTGGACTTGCGGCAGATGTTGGAACTCTCCAGAGGCTTCCCAAAGTCATCGGCAGCCGCAGGTCATTTTAATAAgtcaatgttaaaaaaaaaaaaaaaaaagggctgtgTGTACTAATACATGTGATGTAGTACTGTGTAAAGTGGCAGAAaagttctctgtgtgtgtgataaatccgtatctcacctcctccagcctggTGAACGAGTTGGCTCTGACTGCCAGGAAGATGTACGCTGACGAGGCGAAGAGCAGCGGCCTGGTCAGGTAAAGATCCTCACAGGTGCTCTCTGTCTTAAACAGTGCTTCTTTTTCCTGAAAACGCCGTTGGCCAGTTTTAATCTTTTCAGTGCAGATTCTGACGCATCATGTCGTCACCTCAGTCAGAACGTGATCATTGAAGCGATGCAGCCCGCAGGCTCCTAATTTTCAGAGCGTGTTCAGTCAAGTGTCGTCTATTTTTAGTGGATTAACCATAAATCTGCAGGCTCATTGACGCTTTGTGAGGTCACAAAGCTGAATCATGTTTAACCAGTGTACCACCACAATAACCTCATCATACTGGTTATACAGGATCAGCTGTTAATCACAGGAAACCTTTTGAACCTGCGTCGTGATTCAGGCTGCAGCTAAAAACAGGGACTAAAAAACTCATTAGTGGTGTGAGTTTATCTTGAAGAGTCGTCGGTGCTCTGAGTGTTGGTGATTTTCAGCCAAAAGTAACAAACCTTCATTTCAAACTCACTTATCTTAATGTTTTCAGTCTCACGTTTTCACTTTTCCTGTCCAGCCGAGTGTTTGCGGATAAGGAGGCCATGATGGCCGGAGCTCTGGAGATGGCCGGGGAGATCGCAGGGCGCAGCCCCGTCGCTGTGCAGGGCACCAAAATCAACCTCATCTACGCCAGAGACCACAGTGTAGCAGAGGGGCTGAACTACATGGTAAGAACAAAAACATGGaggatttgtgtgtgcgtgtgtgtgtgtgtgtgtgtgtgtcagtgtcgcTCTGCCTCAGTCACTCCACTGAATCCCACCTCTGCCCTGTCGATCCTCTGCAGGCCACCTGGAACATGAGCATGCTTCAGACTCATGATGTGATGAAATCAGCTCAGGCCTCCATGGAGAAGAAAAGTCCCAAGACGGTAGTTTTCTCCAAACTCTAAACCTCACTGACCTCAGATCGAACACAAAAGCTGCCATTTTCTCTCCATTGTGGCCtttttgtggggggggggggcgtaaAGCTTTTACGTCGTTAAAGCTTGAACCCACAGTTGGAAATATTAGGATCCTTCTTGGGATTTGTTTCCAAAGATCTGTTCTTTGTTCGACTGAAGCGTTGTGATAAGCGGATCCTACACATTTAACCTGAGGAGGTAAAGTCATCCGTGTAGAATCAGAATCATAACTTCAGATCAGCTGAACGTCTTGGCAGCTGTAATAAGAAATGTGTGGCAGTAACATTCAGTGTAAGAGTGTGTTTGGGCTGCAGGACGTGCACGTACAGTAACAGCCACTTATCTAAATGTCTGTAAATGACTTCATGAATGTTTTATCAAAGAAACTCATCTGAAACATCCACAATAAACTTATTTACTAAAATCATTTTGCAACAAAAGCTACAATTCTGCTGGATTCAAATAACTTAAAATCTTTATTGATAGAACTTTAAAAATAATCTTACAGAAGTTGAACTAGAAGGCGTTCAGAGTCGATCACTGCAGAGTCCGTTTGGCACGAAGTCTCTCCAACGTTTTCTGTGAACAGATGGAAGAAAAGTATTAACTCAGACTCGGTTCAGTGCCTGCAGGTCTCTGAAAGCATCGGGTCCTTTGAAACGTGCTCCAGTGGTTTAGAAACCTGCTCCAGTGGTTTGGAAACCTGCTCCAGTGGTTTACCTTGTGGAACTCTTTGGCCTTCAGGCGGTTTTGTGCACAagcttcctgtctgctcctGACTTCCCTCTGatgcttcacctcctccagctgctcgtACAGTCTGCACAAACACGCTGCGTCACTTTGCAGCACTTTTTTGCGTCACTCACATTTTGTGGCATCTTTTACAGGTAATGCAAGTTATCATGTTTTAGGTTTAATGCTTAAAAAATAACTTTTGTTGTAAGAAAACGGTTACTCCCAGTGGACAGTGCAGGGTGAAAAGCTTGTGATATTCTACCTCTGAGTTCTTCGGTGCATCTTGGAAACGTCCACTTTCCTTTGCTGTGGTGTGTTGATCTTCATCTCGTCCACTCGGTTCAGCCTGGATTCGCTCCCTGCAGAGAGAATGAGGTTAAAGCCCCTGCTGACATTTACATAAAGacacaggacagagaggacggagCCATCTGCGTGTCATGGCGGAAAACTGAGCGTTTGTATTCCAGGAGGTTTTAGAGGTCTTTGAAGTATCTGCACTTGTCATCTAATACTGTGTTTACTTGTCAACTCATGACTGGTGTCAGAAAAATAGTGAATATCTCACGTTATGCTGCAGtaacagagtgaaaacaagcGACTGAAGTCACTGTTAAAGAGCGAGTTCTATACCTCAGACCACAGCCCTGATTTGTACTTCATCCTCACATGAAGTACGCACCCACATTTATTACTTCATGCTTTCATTCTGTGGGATGAAAACAAATATCTTGACACTAACTCGACTGAGCGcttcacaaaatgtttttctcctgtaTTTTAATCACTTGCACAGATTT encodes:
- the ech1 gene encoding delta(3,5)-Delta(2,4)-dienoyl-CoA isomerase, mitochondrial isoform X1, producing the protein MLSVIVRSALTKYRRTRLPCQVAFRAMSSSAGPSPPYTTLAISQPAEFITHVELHRPDKRNAMNKAFWREMVDCFNEISENPDCRVVVVSGAGKIFTAGIDLTDMASDILQPEGDDTARVSWNMRNTITKFQETFSVIEKCPKPVVVAVHGACVGGGVDLITACDVRLCTQDAWFQVKEVDIGLAADVGTLQRLPKVIGSRSLVNELALTARKMYADEAKSSGLVSRVFADKEAMMAGALEMAGEIAGRSPVAVQGTKINLIYARDHSVAEGLNYMATWNMSMLQTHDVMKSAQASMEKKSPKTVVFSKL
- the ech1 gene encoding delta(3,5)-Delta(2,4)-dienoyl-CoA isomerase, mitochondrial isoform X2, whose translation is MLSVIVRSALTKCKLPCQVAFRAMSSSAGPSPPYTTLAISQPAEFITHVELHRPDKRNAMNKAFWREMVDCFNEISENPDCRVVVVSGAGKIFTAGIDLTDMASDILQPEGDDTARVSWNMRNTITKFQETFSVIEKCPKPVVVAVHGACVGGGVDLITACDVRLCTQDAWFQVKEVDIGLAADVGTLQRLPKVIGSRSLVNELALTARKMYADEAKSSGLVSRVFADKEAMMAGALEMAGEIAGRSPVAVQGTKINLIYARDHSVAEGLNYMATWNMSMLQTHDVMKSAQASMEKKSPKTVVFSKL
- the ech1 gene encoding delta(3,5)-Delta(2,4)-dienoyl-CoA isomerase, mitochondrial isoform X3, whose product is MSSSAGPSPPYTTLAISQPAEFITHVELHRPDKRNAMNKAFWREMVDCFNEISENPDCRVVVVSGAGKIFTAGIDLTDMASDILQPEGDDTARVSWNMRNTITKFQETFSVIEKCPKPVVVAVHGACVGGGVDLITACDVRLCTQDAWFQVKEVDIGLAADVGTLQRLPKVIGSRSLVNELALTARKMYADEAKSSGLVSRVFADKEAMMAGALEMAGEIAGRSPVAVQGTKINLIYARDHSVAEGLNYMATWNMSMLQTHDVMKSAQASMEKKSPKTVVFSKL